In a genomic window of Piliocolobus tephrosceles isolate RC106 chromosome 1, ASM277652v3, whole genome shotgun sequence:
- the LOC111544006 gene encoding olfactory receptor 10R2 has translation MPQILIFTYLNMFYFFPSLQVLAENITMVTEFLLLGFSSLGEIQLALFAVFLFLYLAILSGNVTIISVIHLDKSLHTPMYFFLGILSTSETFYTFVILPKMLVNLLSVARIISFTCCALQMFFFLGFAITNCLLLGVMGYDRYAAICHPLHYPILMSWQVCGKLAAACAIGGFLASLTVVNLVFSLPFCSANKVNHYFCDISPVIHLACTNTDVNEFLIFICGVLVLVVPFLFICVSYLCILRTILKIPSAEGRRKAFSTCASHLTVVIIHYGCASFIYLRPTANYVSNKDRLVTVTYTIVTPLLNPMVYSLRNKDVQLAIRKVFGKKGSLKLQN, from the coding sequence ATGCCCCAAATTCTTATATTCACATACCTGAATATGTTTtacttctttccctctctgcaGGTCTTGGCAGAAAACATCACCATGGTCACTGAATTCCTGTTGCTGGGTTTTTCCAGCCTTGGTGAAATTCAGCTGGCCCtctttgcagtttttctttttctgtatttagcCATTCTTAGTGGCAATGTCACCATTATCAGTGTCATCCACCTGGATAAAAGCCTCCACACACCAATGTACTTCTTCCTTGGCATTCTCTCAACATCTGAGACCTTCTACACCTTTGTCATTCTACCCAAGATGCTCGTCAATCTACTTTCTGTGGCCAGGATAATCTCCTTCACCTGTTGTGCTCTTCAAATGTTCTTCTTCCTTGGTTTTGCCATTACCAACTGCCTGCTATTGGGTGTAATGGGTTATGATCGCTATGCTGCCATTTGTCACCCTCTGCATTACCCCATTCTTATGAGCTGGCAGGTGTGTGGAAAACTGGCAGCCGCCTGTGCAATTGGAGGCTTCTTGGCCTCTCTTACAGTAGTAAATTTAGTTTTCAGCCTCCCTTTTTGTAGTGCCAACAAGGTCAATCATTACTTCTGTGACATCTCACCAGTTATTCATCTGGCTTGTACCAACACAGATGTTAATGAATTTTTGATATTCATTTGTGGGGTTCTTGTACTTGTGGTTCCCTTTCTGTTCATCTGTGTTTCTTATCTCTGCATTCTGAGGACTATCCTGAAGATTCCCTCAGCTGAGGGCAGACGGAAAGCGTTTTCCACCTGTGCCTCTCACCTCACCGTTGTTATTATTCATTATGGCTGTGCTTCCTTCATCTACCTGAGGCCTACAGCAAACTATGTGTCCAACAAAGACAGGCTGGTGACGGTGACGTACACTATTGTCACTCCATTACTAAACCCCATGGTTTATAGCCTCAGAAACAAGGATGTCCAACTTGCTATCAGAAAAGTGTTTGGCAAGAAAGGTTCTCTAAAATTACAGAATTGA
- the LOC111544008 gene encoding olfactory receptor 10R2-like, producing the protein MANSSSVTEFLLLGFSSLGELQLVLFVVFLCLYLIILSGNIIIISVIHLDHSLHTPMYFFLGILSISEIFYTIVILPKMLINLFSVLRTLSFVSCATQMFFFLGFAVTNCLLLGVMGYDRYAAICQPLQYAVLMSWRVCGQLIATCIISGFLISLVGTTLVFSLPFCGSNKVNHYFCDISPVIRLACADSYINELVIFIFGVLVLVVPLIFICISYGFIVRTILKIPSAEGKQKAFSTCASHLIVVIVHYGCASFVYLRPSAKYTSGKDRLVTVTYTIITPLLNPMVYSLRNKDVQLAIQKLIGKSGFSLKTL; encoded by the coding sequence ATGGCCAATTCCTCCTCTGTCACTGAGTTCTTACTGCTGGGCTTCTCCAGCCTTGGGGAATTGCAGCTTGTCCTCTTTGTGGTCTTTCTCTGCCTCTACTTGATTATCTTGAGTGgaaacatcatcatcatctcgGTCATTCATTTGGATCACAGCCTCCACACACCCATGTACTTCTTTCTAGGTATTCTTTCTATCTCGGAAATCTTCTACACAATTGTTATTCTGCCCAAGATGCTTATCAACTTATTCTCTGTACTCAGGACACTCTCCTTTGTGAGTTGTGCCACCCAGATGTTCTTCTTCCTTGGTTTTGCTGTCACTAACTGTCTGCTTCTGGGAGTGATGGGTTATGATCGTTATGCTGCCATCTGCCAGCCTTTGCAATACGCTGTTCTCATGAGCTGGAGAGTATGTGGACAACTGATAGCAACTTGTATTATTAGTGGCTTCCTAATATCTCTGGTGGGAACAACTTTGGTCTTTAGCCTCCCTTTCTGTGGCTCCAACAAGGTCAACCACTACTTTTGTGATATTTCACCAGTTATCCGTCTCGCCTGTGCTGACAGCTATATCAATGAACTGGTCATCTTCATCTTCGGGGTCTTGGTGCTTGTTGTGCCCTTGATATTTATCTGCATTTCTTATGGCTTCATTGTCCGCACCATTCTGAAGATCCCATCAGCTGAAGGCAAACAAAAAGCCTTCTCCACCTGTGCATCCCATCTCATTGTAGTCATTGTCCATTATGGTTGTGCTTCCTTTGTCTACTTGCGACCCTCAGCCAAATATACTTCGGGCAAAGATAGGCTGGTGACAGTAACCTATACCATCATCACCCCACTGTTGAACCCTATGGTATACAGCCTCAGGAACAAAGATGTGCAGCTGGCTATTCAGAAACTGATTGGAAAGTCTGGGTTTTCTCTTAAGACTCTATAA